ATTGTATTTGACTGGCAAAACGAGCAACTTTTTAGGCAATTATTGCTTGTAATTcaataaaccaaacaaaaatTATGCCAAGCATGACAGAGCAGTTTCCATAGTAACCAACAACTATGTAGATAGACTTGTCAGTTTGTGTTAATATTTGAAGAATAAGTGTATGAAGTTGTTCTTTTAATGATATATATCTACaagtgtacccctctgataagtgtaaattggcacggctcccacggccgaaagctatgattacacaatgccatttagaaagttttcaaatgcaacatacgtcatatttgggatttggcattgtgtaatcatagctttcagccgtgggagccatgccaatttAAACTTATCAGAGGTGTCCACAAAGtacgcggtggctgagtgggttaggcggctgactttgtgtgctggcgattaggtccctgactctgagggtgcgagttcgaatcccggatgggactcaaccctagaaagtaccagaatttgttctttactaagacagtgaaatcccaaatatgacatatgttgcatactAAAGCTACAGTGCATGTGTTAAAGTAAACAATGGTAAACTACCAATCAGCATACTATCATCATAATGATAATGTCACATACTACATCGTAATTGTTGCTGTAGCTCAGTTAGGTCCATGTTAGCCTCAATGACAACCTCTAACCAATCTAGTCATGATAGGTGAACTGAAATCATGGTGTTCATTGTGTAAGACCATACTCAGCATGATGGCAAGTGTAATTAGTGTAAATGATTGTGTAAgagccaatccagtgatgacaTCGTCTGGCCCACGTAACACAGATATTGTGACATGGAATGGTGCAACAGACCCAGGCACCCAGTctcaactgtgactgtgatccaTTTAGATGCCTCTTACATGAAGCTTAGATAACTCAGAATCAATATTATAACCTGGAATCACTACAggcaaaaatacaaaatcagtCAGCATCAGTTAACTACTAGCTTCCTTTGTTAAAAGCATACCATTGTTACCTTATCAATATTGTTGTTTCACATGTACTTGCATAACTAACTGCTACCTAGTTCTGAATTCACCTGAGTAATAATATACACTGAAACCCCATATTTCACATAATACAGAAGCTGACATTCATAAATTCTCACCATTTATGGGCATCACTTAAACACTTTCAAAGACTTCCCTACAGTTCATAATCATGATCATATATTTAATCGTATAATATGTTCTTCAAGACAAAAATTCCATGACGAGACGGCTTGAATCAGGCAAAGAAAAATATACAAACCTATGTGGCACCGAAGTCTTATATTGGTGGGTCCATAATGAGGGGTGATAACAGTTCCAGGAACAATGACAGAAAAAGCAACATTTCCAAACAGATTGTTCTTCAATAATAGGTGTGACAGTTTATGAACAGCATTCCATGTCTTAGGGCATTGTTCTATTGCTTTTGTTGGTCTGCCTTGATCCATCAGGTGACAAATGGACCACATGCCATCTGGAGTAGAATTCACTTTCCATAATGATTGCACCGTGTCTTCCGTGTTTGACTTCTTCATCAACTCAAAAAACTCAGTTTTAATATCATCCAAAATCTTTTCACTAAACTGCAGACCATGGAAGTCTTCCATTTCGTTTTCATCCCACCATGGCTTAGCCTCCAAGCCAGACATCTTGAAAACACCAGGTTTCTGGTCTTCACCTTCGACTTGAGTAAATCGTTTATGTAAACTGTTTTCGATGTCTGTGCAAATCTTCAGTATGTTACTATCTCTCTCTTCGGCTTTTGGTCTATCAGTATATGCCTGATATGACAGTCGGGTTCTTGCACGCACCAGAATCTCCTTATGGGTTCGGCATCTGACACATGAGGGTGAATGGCACTTTTCAAAACTATCATCGTTGGaaccagaactgtttttaagaTTGTCCTGTATTTCTATGAGTCTTGTTTTAAAGTAGAACTTCGATAGCAAGAAGCATACGCATGTTATAGACAGCACCCATATATTTTCACAGACTGTTTCATATATCCACTCCAGCATGGTTAGGGCACCACTGGTATGATGTCAGATTGTCACGATGGCCAAAGATGTACAGGTTCCACTGTTGtatgataatatatttatactCAAGACATCAGTAATGCAACGTCTAGCCTGTGCATAtcaattaaactgaaatagcgTACAATTAGTCTTTGGATGAACGGTTCCATATGAGAATAGTGAAACAaatttaaagaaaaacaaacatcaccGATTCGTGAGgcatttttcttcattttagaCAGGAACATgtcaagggacgtaactcttctgaaaatatttaaaagacgGATCTGTTCTTTTCCGAAAAAAGTGTTAGCTATGTCTAATCTGTCATGTTGATCAGTTAATCCAATCACAGCGACCATTGAGTTAGTTGTCCTGAACTTTCCCTTCAAACCATTCCTGTCATGCTAAAGCCCTAGGTGTTTGTGAGTTTGAGTtaagtttaacgtcacatcggcattactccagccatatagtgacgagatcaagtcTACATTCACAGACATTTTGAGTACGAAGACCAAATGacttttattttaaaaacatgtaTATTCATCTCAGcattatttgaaaatggaaaatggCATAGCACTAAAGTCAAAAGCAGGAAATTTGCTATTCACATTACGTAGTTACAATTTATGATGCATTCCTCAAGTAGTTCACAGTGAGATGGAAAACAGATATTTCAGATTTGTCGCAGCATAATGTGAATCCCTTGCAGTCGAAAGGTCCACACAGTCACACATGGGAGGTCCATCTCAATCCGTTTTCAGCACATTGTCATGAGTAAAGCAACtgtggccagtgcgacatcctCTTAACATTACCTCATTAggtcttgactgacaacccaagtagcaTCCTGATTCCCGGGCCCTCATTAATATGCCCAAGTAGGTCTAACCAATTGTTGGTTTCAATTCAGGAAGTTTATTGCTTCCTTCTTGGTTGTCCGACCTTTCAACTTGCATGAGGTCCAAAGCATTATAACGTTTAACAGTGGACTTCAAGTCACTGTACGGGATCAGCAGTCGGgataatgaagcaagtctagatttcctcgggTTCAGTCCTCTTTTTAATCTAAAACCAATCATctgtttcaataaaatatatatatattcagactaTGCGTTTTTAATCGCTGCCCTTTCTCCCTCTGTCAGGTCATTTACTGTTGGATGACAAACCTTTACTTATATCCTTGGTGTGGGGACATGAGATCACGTTACACTGGCTCAACAGCCCGCACTGGGCGCATTTGGGATACTGTCTTTTGGAAATACATTTTATACAAGAATGCCTCTCAACATAATAAACATGCACACGCACgtactcacgcacgcacgcacgcacgtactcacgcacgcacacacccaCACAATCAACACAATGTTGTCTGAGACTTCAGACAACAACTATTAACATGCACACGCaatcaaacaacaacaatacatCTATAACCCGAAAGGCCTAATTCGACAACCAGACATATTTTCTGATTTAAAAATTGCGATTTCTCCTATTTAAATATTTGGAGAATTAGTAACATCTGTACATTGCATTGGTACAGACGGATGAAGGCGCCTGAGttgtttttggttgttgttttttgtgtgtgttgtttagtGCTACCGCAACGTTCAGGTACAACAGCCATATGGGGGTGGCCTCTAAAAGATCGTGTGTGATCCAGTCAACCCTGTgctaaacagcatgagcatcgatctttgcaCTTGGGGCACGCTTACTACAAGCATTGGtttctgaaaaccaattctaacccggatattcatgGGTGCGCGTAGACTGATTTTTTGTAAGCCTGGGACTGTAGATGTGATAAATAAATGATATGCCTCGTAATGAGTCTGATCACATTCTGCTTCTTCAGACATATAATATTGATGATGAAATAGTTTGGAAAATATGTCTTACCGTTTGGGGTTGGCGGTAGGTAAACTCGTAGCTTACTGGTTAAAGGGTAACGCCGATGGttcgggttccattccccatgcAGGCCGATGCAATCTGTGAATACTTTTTcggttgttggaatattggtaaaattgAAAACCttaactcactgactttgtgaGTTTATGAAATAGAATTTCGATAACGATTGTTGCAATGAATTAGTATACGTCTGTGCGGCcatacgtcacttttagcaaaataCGACTTCGTATATTGTACCTAAGGGAGGAATCAACGCCCGGATCTCCGCATGATGAACAAACGTCCTCGCTGTCATCCATGAAACTGTTAACTGAGAAAAgaggtacacacacacacacacacacacacacacacacacacacacacacacacacacacacacacacacacacacacacacacacacacacacacacacacacacacacacacacacacacacacacacacacacacacacacacacacacacacacacacacacacacacacacacacacacacacacacacacacacacacacacacacacacacatcaaactCCTTTCTAAATTTATATACTATCTACTGCTAAACCAGTGCCTGTATCTCACATGGCAGCTGATATAATTATGCTTTGCTAGATTACTAGAATACATTCAACATATGCAAGCTGTCTCCCTGATGTccaaatgtacatttatcaaATGGCCTTGTTATTACCCGAAAGCATCGTGAGGTGAGGTAACATGGTGTTAACGTGGTACTTACGAATATATTGCACatatgacgatgttcatgcgtGTGTATGCGTGGCTGCTTGTTCTAGCCCAGACTTAACTGGTTTTATaatgctagctcactgagataccgtGCCGCaggtaagcatgaataccctactCCGAACCATGCAGCCAGTCCTTGTTGTGCCCATCAATGCCTAGCCAAAATGGAGCCAATAAGTACCGTTTTTTAACGTTTTTACGTCTTTTGGTATGGCGCCGCAGGGGATCGGAACCGCGACTTTCCGCTCTATTGGCGGTCAGTTTATGTATTCTCTGATGGAGGAAACAGGGTGACTAaatacatatttgtatgtaCCTTGGATGACCCTTCATGGCTGATGCTGTCACTGAAATGATTTCCCTTAAACACATGTAAAGTCTAGTATTTTTTTCAGCTGAAGTATAAGAACACATTGTTTTGATGAAATCtatgattttttaaacaaattgcAGTGGTCTACCATGCAATTACATTGATCAAATTTTGATCTCATATCTAATAAGTAACGTTACGAGTAAATCATGGCACACATAATAATGTATGGAAAACAtcatatataaaacatgtataacaCAGCGAGGAggtaaaaacatatatatgcacataaaaataaaataaaaaattgaTTTACATTGTACTTCTCAAACATTTTAATCATTTGGATAAGGAGATCTAACGACCGACTGGAAAAGGTTATTTCTTGTAAAGACACGCTATCGGTCTGAATACATTGCCAAATATAGTTTAGAAAACTACCTTAAGAATGAACTTTTTGCCATCCTCAATTGGGCCTCATGAGTATACCGACCCGCCGGAAACCAACGAGTTATGAGTATTTTTACGATTGGATTATTGTTTCGACAATAGCTTAGTGAAGAATAAAGAAATTGAGAAAATATATTCTAAACAAATAATGGCAATAATTTATAGGTCTTGAACCCATATTTTATCTTCGGTGAATAGTGGTTTCCCATAACAACGGAATGTAACAACATGGCTGCCTCCATGTTTACGCGAAAATAGTTCTCATTTTCATCCGCGGACACCTGCTTTCAGCTTGAACTTACGAATGAAACATCAAactacaatggcaacatttttaTTATACTCAATAGTACATACCTACAAGTTTGTTATGTGAATTATGATATAGGAATATTAGGATGAAAAGATGTATGAAGTTGAAAATGGATCTATTTTATACGTCGTATGAATATAGCATTGCCGTCGTCAACGCTAATGTTTATGAAATGACCGAGGGAACCCTTCAGTTACTCAAAGAACTGTTCAGTATGAAATAACAATCAGTGATATGCATTTGTGAAACACGTGAATCAGTAACTATGGATGACCCACGAATCGAATGGATTCGGAACCGAgtgcatcaatcacttgatATCAATGAAGTAGAAGTTTTCGAAGAATTGTTGGAACGGGATGATGGTGAAATAGAAAGACAACTTGGAAAATTCTTGAATGACACCCCAGATGACAATGAGTCCTCGATTTTGTTTTACAAGATTGTTCGAGAGGAAGAGGAGGAAGTTGAAGTCGAATGCGGTATAATATTTAACTGGCAATGTTGTTGTTAAACTTCCCGACGCCAACTTAATAAAAGAGGAGACGTATCTTAATGTTGATAATGAAAGAAAAGAATGTCAATCAAGTCATGTTTGTTCTCTCGTCAGCGGTGGAAATTTGCATTAGTCCCATAGTCCTTGGCAAATTCTGAGATGTTAGTAGGTATAATAGTTATTTCATGATCGTCAGTATCAAGACTGGTGGACTAAAATGTGAGTTTCTCTGCCTATGGCAGCTTGTTGAATGTCAGTACCAATACCCTTGAGAATTTGTCACAGGCACATAGGCATAAAATTTTGAATGCATATTTAGCcatgttgtgttttgtaaaGCTTGTCATGTAGTTGTAGCATTGATAGTTTCAATAATGAGGcaaaattttgtatttattttgttttgtcagaTCAATTTAGTAATTATACTCCAGCATTATGATCACTGGAATTTATGAAAACATTGCCTGTGCACGCAAATAACCAGAGAAAACTCCTGTTGCAATTCCTTGTGTATTAATTTAATTTTGGAAGTCATCCCTGATTATGCTAAAGTTTCCAAATATTATTATGCCAAGTAATTTATATGAACTAATAACAGCTAGTGGCACTTTCAGCATGCTGACAAACCCACTGATTACATAATACTTAGCTGCTGTGCCAAAGAAAGATATAACAAGTTTTGTGTTTATCATCATGTCTGAGATAGTAATATAAACAGGGCTATTTTATCTGCATGTGAGATGaacatgttttgggatattTCCTGCTTGAGCGCGAGTTTTATTCATTTAACAAGTCAAGTGATTGCGATAAACAGAATTAGTATGTTCAACATAATTGTCTCAATTCATAAATAGTTTTGGAAATAATCATCATTATCTATTTCCTGGCAAACGAGGAAAGTTACCTGACAGGTAACccatattagcatgtatgagtgctaCCCACTTGGCACTTGAGTGGTTGTGTGCCAAGCGACCCCAGTTTGTCCCGATCAAGTATAGTTGATACACCGACCATTAGAGTCTTATAAGCAAGGCATAAGCAGCTGTGCACAGAATCAGCTTCATCATGAAGCCCTGTACATGCACTACCCTCCATCTTCTCTCCTTTTCACAGACCAAACGGGTTTGTTCAATACCGTGCACCGCCTCTGGCAGTTCAagttatccttgtttgccagttgAACCTTGTTTTTGAAGTGCTTTCTATTAAATAACTCATTAAGGCAAGAAAATGGCTAATTCTTTATGATTAATGTGATGCAGAGCCGGAGATTCCTGACATTCAGCAGGATGAGGAAGGTGCTGAGGGAGACGGGGATCCTGCAGCTGGAGAGGAGGATCCTGCAGCAGAGCAAGCCCTTCCAGTCTCCACCCCCACAGGCACAGAGAGGGAGGAGGAGACACCCAGCAGGAAAGGTCAGTGCATGCAGTGATGATGATAACAATGACTGACATGGTTGTCGTAAATGTTATATTTCTCATCTCTCACCCATAAACCAGGATTTGTATGGGCTTGGAAAAGccaaaacttgaacattttaccTTGAAAAGGCCCTGTATTCATTTTCGTCTTGAGAAGGCCCTTATTGCTGGTGATTTGCCCTAAAAAGGTCCTATATTTAGCAATTAGAAGAATAGAGGAAgctaatacataatataaatacCTTGCAATGACAGTAGGTGTTATTTATCTCCTTTGTGAAGCAGGATTTTACCAGTGCAGCCATGtagcaggggttaaaaaatcacATTGCCTGATAGCAGGACAAGTCTTTTGTCATTTTGGGcagtcaaataatggtatcttacttctCTGTGGGCTACTAGATGATTTCCACTTacgatttcatttcatatgtgcTCAAAATATGGCTATTAAATttcgcaatgataataaagtagggtTATCTTTCTTGGCTATTTGTCACCTTTCCATAAATTgttcagtaaacattaacatcagacaacatgtaaatttattctttcataatttcatcaatatgattatgtcataaaaattagggtaagtggaaaattagtcaggacaggTTACTTTCTTAAAGATTTAACATTACTTTTTCCTAAAGtggttttcaaaaataaaattgaaCCTTTGTGTAGCTCAGAGTTATCTCCATCTGATGGTCAGTCCCACTTTTGTCAGCCTTGGTTGTATTCAActactgtgttatatgtgttaTCATAGATCCTTATATTGTTCATTAGGCTTTGAAAAGCCCCTAAAATGACCTTATATGTAATGGCTGATAATCTGTATGAACCCTGTTAATCAGTGTCTTGCTTAAAACCATTTACATCTATCAATTTGCTCATCCAAATGTACTCATGTTCTGGACACAAATGAACAAAAGTGGAAAATCATGAGAAATGCTCCATGACCGTGTGATGTGACAATACTCCATTAACTGAAACACCAATCCTCTATATAAATTAACTGTGTGAAAGTATCCAGAAACTCATGAgatcgatcactggtttgtctgatccaggcttcACTTGCATACTGTTTTGTGACCACTGTGAACATGGA
The window above is part of the Haliotis asinina isolate JCU_RB_2024 chromosome 1, JCU_Hal_asi_v2, whole genome shotgun sequence genome. Proteins encoded here:
- the LOC137283387 gene encoding aspartate beta-hydroxylase domain-containing protein 2-like, translated to MLEWIYETVCENIWVLSITCVCFLLSKFYFKTRLIEIQDNLKNSSGSNDDSFEKCHSPSCVRCRTHKEILVRARTRLSYQAYTDRPKAEERDSNILKICTDIENSLHKRFTQVEGEDQKPGVFKMSGLEAKPWWDENEMEDFHGLQFSEKILDDIKTEFFELMKKSNTEDTVQSLWKVNSTPDGMWSICHLMDQGRPTKAIEQCPKTWNAVHKLSHLLLKNNLFGNVAFSVIVPGTVITPHYGPTNIRLRCHIGVMVPPDCMLVVNGEERKYTEGDVVLFDDSFSHSVIHKGTREEGIRAVLMIDIWHPHIDDELKHVLNYIFSSDL